A single Flavobacterium sp. 1 DNA region contains:
- the epsC gene encoding serine O-acetyltransferase EpsC → MTKNLIVQNISASKSHFSINYSIKTKTEAFTEKLFYTLFDSNAPLDESIDELEKQFKEIASIACKKGHASCESAWDNFLEKLPTVLENLNKDASYILENDPASNGIEEIYLAYPGFYAIAIYRLSHELYSLDLMLFSRLMSEYAHRITGTDIHAGATIASPFFIDHATGIVIGETTVIEKNVKIYQGVTLGALSVSKDMKNSKRHPTVEKNVCIYANATILGGNTIIGKNSIVGGNSWVTKSIPADSIVLNTTTTEVKVKEKK, encoded by the coding sequence ATGACCAAGAATCTGATTGTTCAAAATATTAGTGCTTCAAAAAGTCATTTTTCTATAAATTATAGTATAAAAACCAAGACAGAAGCCTTTACCGAAAAACTGTTTTACACTTTATTTGATTCTAATGCCCCGCTCGACGAAAGTATTGATGAGCTGGAAAAACAATTTAAGGAAATAGCTTCTATTGCCTGTAAAAAGGGACATGCTTCCTGTGAGTCTGCTTGGGATAATTTTTTAGAAAAACTCCCTACAGTACTCGAAAACTTAAACAAAGATGCTTCATACATCTTAGAAAATGACCCTGCATCCAATGGAATCGAAGAAATTTATCTTGCTTATCCGGGATTTTACGCCATTGCTATTTACAGATTGAGCCACGAACTTTATTCATTAGATTTGATGCTTTTTTCAAGATTAATGAGCGAATATGCCCACCGCATTACAGGCACCGACATTCATGCAGGCGCTACTATCGCTTCGCCGTTCTTCATTGATCACGCTACCGGAATCGTAATTGGGGAAACTACTGTTATTGAAAAAAATGTAAAAATATACCAAGGTGTAACTTTGGGAGCCTTAAGCGTGAGCAAAGACATGAAAAACTCAAAAAGGCATCCTACAGTAGAAAAAAATGTATGTATTTATGCCAATGCAACCATTTTGGGAGGCAATACAATTATAGGCAAAAATAGTATCGTTGGAGGAAATTCATGGGTCACCAAATCGATTCCAGCCGATTCAATTGTATTAAACACCACCACAACCGAAGTCAAAGTAAAAGAAAAGAAATAA
- a CDS encoding SGNH/GDSL hydrolase family protein, which produces MNGKNKVPDWAYLNKYKDENKQILAPAIGEKWIVFFGDSIIAGWKTIHPDFFIGKTYINRGINGQTTSQMLIRFRPDVIELKPKIVIILAGTNDIAGNTGSIALETILGNLISMCELAKANNIEVILCSILPAYDYPWRRGILPAEKIEALNVMIHKYAAANDIPYADYHTAMKDNQKGLKSIYSEDGVHPNKKGYHVMEPILVTILENLQFM; this is translated from the coding sequence ATGAATGGAAAAAACAAAGTTCCCGATTGGGCTTATCTAAATAAATACAAAGACGAAAACAAACAGATTTTAGCCCCAGCCATAGGAGAAAAGTGGATTGTGTTTTTTGGAGATTCCATTATAGCGGGTTGGAAAACTATTCACCCTGATTTTTTTATTGGCAAAACATACATCAATCGGGGAATTAACGGACAAACGACTTCACAAATGCTCATCCGTTTTAGACCCGATGTTATTGAACTGAAACCCAAAATTGTGATTATATTGGCTGGAACCAATGATATTGCAGGAAATACAGGCTCAATTGCACTCGAAACCATTCTGGGAAATCTTATATCGATGTGCGAATTGGCCAAAGCAAATAACATCGAAGTCATTTTATGTTCGATACTTCCTGCTTATGATTACCCATGGAGACGCGGAATACTGCCCGCTGAAAAGATTGAAGCATTGAACGTAATGATTCATAAATATGCTGCAGCAAATGATATTCCGTATGCAGATTACCATACGGCTATGAAAGACAACCAAAAAGGATTGAAATCAATTTATTCCGAAGATGGTGTTCATCCTAATAAAAAAGGGTATCACGTTATGGAGCCAATCCTTGTAACAATCCTTGAAAACCTACAATTTATGTGA
- a CDS encoding histidine decarboxylase yields MVIISKSLSEQDNQRLLELEQYLENARDNFLGYPVSKDFDYSEINHFLKYPINNLGDPFEDCTYKVQTHELEREVVGFFAKLFRANPKDHWGYVTNGGSESNLYGLYLARELYPKAMVYYSESTHYSVRKNIHLLNIPSIVIRSQENGEIDYADFENTVKMNRHKPAIVLTTFGTTMKEAKDDVSKIRNILRGLAIQDSYIHCDAALSGSYGAFMEPRLPFDFKDGADSISISGHKFIGSPIPSGVIITKRSNRDRISKGISYIGSLDTTITGSRNGHCPLFLWYAIKKLGVEGLKKRYLHSLEVAAYCEQKLKNIGIAAWRNPNSITVVFPKTAEEVKSKWQLATEGDISHIICMPNVTKDQIDAFISDIENCNENPEEIAEFGF; encoded by the coding sequence ATGGTAATCATCTCAAAATCATTATCCGAACAAGACAATCAAAGATTATTGGAATTGGAACAATACTTAGAAAATGCCAGAGATAATTTTTTGGGATATCCAGTATCCAAAGATTTTGACTATTCTGAAATCAATCATTTTTTAAAATATCCAATCAATAACCTCGGCGATCCTTTTGAGGACTGTACCTACAAAGTACAGACTCATGAACTCGAAAGAGAAGTAGTTGGCTTTTTTGCCAAATTATTCCGTGCAAATCCAAAAGACCATTGGGGCTATGTAACCAACGGCGGTTCCGAAAGCAATTTATATGGATTGTATCTAGCCCGTGAATTATATCCAAAAGCAATGGTCTATTACTCTGAATCGACTCATTACAGCGTACGCAAAAACATTCATTTGCTTAATATTCCAAGCATTGTTATCCGTTCACAGGAAAATGGCGAGATCGATTATGCCGATTTTGAAAATACAGTAAAAATGAACCGTCACAAACCTGCTATTGTACTGACCACTTTTGGTACAACCATGAAAGAAGCCAAAGACGATGTTTCAAAAATCAGGAATATTCTAAGAGGATTGGCTATACAAGACAGCTATATTCACTGCGATGCCGCTTTGTCAGGCAGCTACGGTGCTTTTATGGAACCAAGATTGCCATTCGATTTTAAAGATGGTGCAGATAGTATTTCAATCAGCGGACATAAATTTATTGGCTCACCTATTCCTTCGGGAGTCATTATTACCAAGCGCTCCAATAGAGATCGAATTTCAAAAGGCATTTCCTATATTGGGTCTTTAGACACTACAATTACAGGTTCCAGAAACGGTCATTGTCCTTTATTTTTATGGTATGCTATAAAAAAACTGGGCGTTGAAGGTTTAAAAAAACGCTATTTACACAGCTTGGAAGTAGCCGCATATTGTGAACAAAAACTAAAAAACATAGGAATAGCTGCTTGGAGAAATCCAAATTCCATTACAGTAGTTTTCCCAAAAACAGCTGAAGAAGTAAAATCCAAGTGGCAATTGGCCACAGAAGGTGACATCTCGCATATTATTTGCATGCCCAATGTAACGAAAGATCAGATTGATGCATTCATCAGCGATATAGAAAATTGTAATGAAAATCCAGAAGAAATAGCAGAATTTGGTTTCTAA